The following are encoded together in the Fibrobacter sp. UWB10 genome:
- a CDS encoding ATP-binding protein, whose amino-acid sequence MVESLKNEIDWCRQVIDLRFEQYFCAEDDERKTLDVRYCPPPELDTETPYGRTVLQLELGFDERIILTLALLPHLCPQTLDSFFLNNKVLGRPYTEFGGWHGKSHSGFLPTCETALFILAGDNLERRIELMRLLENDQKLVSSRILQLEYGERGEPGNSAALRISSEYLEFFTTGVQNKPDYSSHFPAKLITTRLEWDDLVLEDTTKNEIEQLLTWIEHSEEILDEFGLRKNLKRGYRVLFYGPPGTGKTLTATLIGKKMDMDVYRVDLSQVISKYIGETEKNLSNIFDQAESRNWILFFDEADSLFGARTQTNNSNDRSANQEISYLLQRVEDFPGIVILASNLKSNIDEAFSRRFQSTVYFPLPEPNERLTLWKNIFQNTEVENRDEIFDYFANNYELSGGALTNVARYAAISAIMNKRKIINKLDLQQAVSKELLKEGKNL is encoded by the coding sequence ATGGTAGAATCACTCAAGAATGAAATTGATTGGTGCCGCCAGGTAATTGACCTGCGCTTTGAGCAATATTTTTGTGCCGAAGACGACGAGCGCAAAACTCTCGACGTACGCTATTGCCCGCCCCCGGAACTTGACACCGAAACCCCTTATGGCCGAACCGTTCTACAACTGGAGCTCGGCTTTGACGAGCGCATTATTCTGACACTTGCGCTACTCCCCCATTTATGCCCGCAAACGCTCGATTCATTCTTCTTGAACAACAAGGTTCTTGGCAGGCCCTATACCGAATTTGGCGGCTGGCACGGCAAAAGCCATTCCGGCTTTTTGCCCACCTGCGAAACAGCGCTCTTTATATTGGCAGGCGACAACCTTGAACGCCGTATAGAATTAATGCGACTTTTGGAAAACGACCAAAAGCTAGTTTCAAGCCGCATTCTGCAATTGGAATACGGCGAACGCGGCGAGCCCGGCAATTCCGCCGCACTGCGAATTTCTTCGGAATACCTAGAATTCTTTACCACTGGCGTACAGAACAAGCCCGACTATAGTTCGCATTTTCCGGCCAAGCTTATCACCACGCGCCTAGAATGGGATGATTTGGTTCTCGAAGACACCACAAAAAATGAAATCGAGCAGTTGCTTACATGGATTGAGCACTCCGAAGAAATCCTCGACGAATTCGGACTTCGCAAAAATCTAAAACGCGGTTACCGAGTGCTTTTCTATGGCCCACCGGGCACCGGCAAAACCCTGACCGCCACCCTTATCGGCAAAAAAATGGATATGGACGTTTACCGCGTAGACCTGTCCCAAGTAATATCCAAATACATCGGCGAAACCGAAAAGAACCTTTCGAACATTTTCGACCAGGCCGAAAGCCGCAACTGGATTCTGTTCTTTGACGAAGCCGATTCACTCTTTGGTGCAAGAACGCAGACCAACAATTCCAACGACCGCTCTGCCAACCAAGAAATTTCGTACCTATTGCAACGAGTCGAAGACTTTCCGGGAATCGTAATCCTTGCAAGCAACTTAAAATCGAACATAGATGAGGCTTTTTCACGCCGATTTCAAAGCACCGTCTATTTTCCGTTGCCCGAGCCCAACGAACGCCTTACTTTGTGGAAAAACATTTTCCAGAATACAGAAGTCGAAAACCGAGACGAAATTTTCGATTACTTTGCAAACAATTATGAACTTTCAGGCGGCGCATTGACCAATGTAGCCCGATACGCCGCTATTTCAGCCATTATGAACAAACGCAAAATTATTAATAAATTAGATTTACAACAAGCTGTATCAAAAGAACTGCTTAAAGAAGGAAAAAATTTATGA
- a CDS encoding nuclease-related domain-containing protein yields MIVKELENLVNDEFLDCRSKKGYKSEKQMAFYLQRKFFDNQEIYVLNNLYIKTVNDKGYFQIDHLVVTKYCFIVIESKTCNTHLKFDENLQWSVFEQKEQKWIGTKSPMMQAEMQGDALRKLLQDNRENLRQKWLNKQGGFLTMPIHTLVAISDSGIIDYPPNSGDYCKNVLKADLIPNRILEINETYKNRDTIKNVLLNRDPTYILPEEDLEKTIRYIVGLHHVKPVYREIECVNVPKCDACGQVYSIAYNSSLKCYELVCKGCGSAKKINFKCQKCGGGLSIRRYNESFVVGCEKCDNYGKLV; encoded by the coding sequence ATGATTGTCAAGGAACTTGAAAATCTTGTAAATGATGAGTTTTTGGATTGTCGTTCAAAAAAAGGCTATAAATCGGAAAAACAGATGGCCTTTTATTTACAAAGGAAATTTTTTGACAATCAGGAAATTTATGTTTTAAACAATCTCTATATAAAAACTGTTAATGACAAGGGATATTTTCAAATAGATCATCTTGTCGTGACAAAATACTGTTTTATTGTAATAGAATCAAAAACCTGTAATACTCATTTGAAATTTGATGAAAATCTGCAGTGGAGCGTCTTTGAACAAAAGGAACAAAAATGGATTGGGACAAAGAGTCCTATGATGCAAGCGGAAATGCAGGGAGATGCTTTGCGAAAGCTTCTTCAAGATAATCGTGAGAACTTGAGACAAAAATGGTTGAATAAGCAGGGTGGATTCTTGACTATGCCAATTCATACTCTTGTTGCCATTTCTGATTCGGGAATAATTGATTACCCTCCAAATAGTGGAGATTATTGCAAAAATGTTTTAAAAGCGGATTTAATTCCGAATAGAATTCTTGAAATAAATGAGACTTATAAAAATCGTGATACGATTAAAAATGTTTTGTTGAATCGAGATCCGACTTATATTCTACCTGAAGAAGATTTGGAAAAGACTATACGGTATATAGTTGGTTTACATCATGTGAAGCCTGTTTATCGGGAGATTGAGTGTGTAAATGTTCCGAAGTGTGATGCTTGTGGCCAGGTTTATTCGATTGCTTACAATAGTTCTTTGAAATGTTATGAACTGGTTTGCAAAGGATGTGGCTCCGCGAAAAAGATAAATTTTAAATGTCAAAAGTGTGGAGGGGGTCTTTCGATTCGTAGGTACAACGAATCATTTGTAGTTGGTTGCGAAAAATGCGATAATTATGGCAAATTGGTTTGA
- the bioB gene encoding biotin synthase BioB, whose translation MSFIQDLKEKVLGGYEITREEAVQLLSEDLQELCDAANEIREKFHGNDFDFCSIVNARSGRCSENCKYCAQSSYYHTGAPEYKLLSADEIVEDAKKKEAAGIPRYSIVTSGRTLSNRDVEQISEAIRRLKKETKLSVCLSAGLLNREQFDKLKEAGLTRFHNNLETYRRHFPDVCTTHTYDDKIGALQNALAAGLEICSGGIMGLGETMEDRIDMCLDLRKLGVKSTPVNVLNAIPGTPYENLPKLTNDEFCRIVAIYRFINPKAFIRLAGGRGVLGDDGKRAFKSGANAAITDDMLTTAGVNSCKDFELVKGLGFTPHGFIG comes from the coding sequence ATGTCCTTTATTCAAGACCTTAAAGAAAAAGTGTTGGGCGGCTACGAGATTACCCGCGAAGAGGCAGTCCAGCTTTTGAGCGAAGACTTGCAGGAACTCTGCGATGCAGCCAACGAAATTCGCGAAAAATTTCACGGCAACGATTTTGACTTTTGCTCTATCGTGAATGCACGCAGCGGGCGTTGCTCTGAAAACTGCAAGTACTGCGCCCAGAGCAGCTACTACCACACCGGAGCCCCCGAATACAAGCTCCTCAGCGCCGACGAAATTGTTGAAGACGCCAAGAAGAAAGAAGCCGCAGGTATTCCGCGTTACTCCATCGTGACCTCGGGCCGCACGCTTTCAAACCGCGATGTAGAACAGATTAGCGAAGCCATTCGCCGCCTCAAGAAAGAAACCAAGCTTTCCGTATGCCTTTCGGCAGGGCTCTTGAACAGAGAACAGTTCGACAAGTTGAAAGAAGCAGGCCTCACCCGCTTCCACAACAACCTGGAAACTTACCGCAGGCACTTCCCCGACGTGTGCACCACGCATACCTACGATGACAAGATCGGCGCACTGCAAAACGCCCTTGCCGCAGGTCTCGAAATCTGCAGCGGCGGCATCATGGGCCTCGGCGAAACCATGGAAGACCGTATCGACATGTGCTTGGACCTCCGCAAACTCGGCGTCAAGTCCACGCCGGTGAACGTGCTGAACGCCATCCCGGGCACGCCCTACGAGAATCTTCCGAAGCTCACGAACGACGAATTCTGCCGCATCGTAGCCATTTACAGATTCATCAACCCGAAGGCATTCATCCGCCTCGCTGGCGGCCGCGGCGTTCTCGGCGACGACGGCAAACGCGCTTTCAAGAGCGGCGCCAACGCAGCCATCACCGACGACATGCTCACCACAGCAGGCGTCAACAGCTGCAAGGACTTCGAGCTCGTTAAAGGCCTCGGCTTTACCCCGCACGGGTTTATCGGCTAA
- a CDS encoding contractile injection system tape measure protein: MAVEQINKIDDMTLDLVCSSREQAATIEGALYDFARHDLIEAIDATLKEIVPEDEDYIIENLEIDLGSIPSQNPLDHIRKALPQAIAEKVKIQILENKCTPVAKILQDSCSRGLPLQKSATIESDIHKRIAEWCEQHAEEKFNPLQVAETVLKQLHAQNPGLDIRQIACNTFEKLKNLGKKDIAAPKAKLAHAGDCGIVLLAPYIPMLFEKTGCTHAGQFSDNTQRALAVSVLSYTIYGRYTPPPADNSVIELLCGIDTSSPLTKMPILSNEQKSIAESLLNGVITNWSAIGHTSPDGLRSSFLIRDGILTTEDNGPHLKITPMAFDILLDKLPWSYTTVKLPWQKTPLHVTWRER, from the coding sequence ATGGCTGTAGAGCAAATCAACAAAATAGACGATATGACTCTAGATTTGGTTTGCAGTAGCCGCGAACAAGCCGCCACCATTGAAGGCGCGCTCTACGATTTTGCACGCCACGATTTAATCGAAGCTATTGATGCCACGCTAAAAGAAATCGTCCCTGAAGACGAAGATTATATCATCGAAAACTTGGAAATTGACCTCGGGAGCATTCCCTCTCAAAATCCGCTGGACCACATTCGCAAGGCTTTGCCGCAGGCCATCGCAGAAAAAGTCAAGATCCAAATTCTCGAAAACAAGTGCACCCCTGTCGCCAAGATTCTGCAAGATTCATGCAGCCGCGGGCTCCCCTTGCAAAAATCGGCAACGATTGAAAGCGATATCCACAAGCGCATTGCCGAATGGTGCGAACAGCACGCCGAAGAAAAATTCAACCCACTGCAAGTCGCAGAAACAGTCCTCAAGCAGCTCCATGCGCAAAATCCTGGACTCGACATCAGGCAAATTGCCTGCAATACATTCGAAAAATTAAAGAACCTCGGCAAAAAAGACATCGCGGCTCCCAAAGCAAAACTGGCGCACGCAGGCGATTGCGGCATAGTACTGCTCGCCCCATACATTCCCATGCTTTTCGAAAAGACCGGCTGCACACACGCAGGCCAGTTCAGCGACAACACGCAAAGAGCCTTGGCTGTCTCTGTATTGAGTTACACGATATACGGGCGCTACACGCCCCCACCCGCAGACAATTCAGTCATCGAACTGCTCTGCGGCATCGACACAAGCAGCCCGCTCACCAAAATGCCCATTCTTTCAAACGAACAGAAAAGCATCGCAGAAAGCCTTTTGAACGGAGTCATTACCAACTGGAGCGCCATCGGGCACACATCGCCAGATGGGTTGCGGTCTTCTTTCTTGATTCGCGACGGAATCTTGACCACCGAAGACAACGGGCCTCACCTGAAAATCACCCCGATGGCATTCGACATTCTGCTCGACAAATTGCCTTGGAGCTACACGACTGTCAAACTCCCTTGGCAAAAAACACCTTTACATGTGACTTGGCGCGAGAGGTAA
- the carB gene encoding carbamoyl-phosphate synthase large subunit, with the protein MKIEGIDKVLIIGSGPIVIGQACEFDYSGTQACKALREQGYKIVLVNSNPATIMTDPVMADATYIEPLNVARLTQIIEKERPQALLPNLGGQTGLNLASALSKAGVLDKYGVKVIGVNLDAIERGEDREIFKETMQKLGIDTPRSGICHSVEEAEKIVAEIGYPVVVRPAYTMGGAGGGFCYNVEELRTICSNGLELSMTHQCLIEESILGWEELEVEVVRDSKNQMIAICFIENIDPVGVHTGDSFCAAPFLTIDKKLEEELKEKAFKIVESIGVIGGTNVQFAHDPKTGRVVIIEINPRTSRSSALASKATGFPIALISAKLAAGLTLDQIPYWRDGSLEKYTPSGDYVVLKFARWAFEKFRGVDDCLGTQMKAVGEVMAIGKTYKETLQKAIRGLENGRSGLGFAKDFNKKSKEELLEMMKTASSERHFQMYEAIRKGATDEEIFAATYEKAYFVQQMRELVELEEEMLKTPGRLPADELLIKAKKDGFSDKYIAKILGIREKDVRKKRTELGVVEGWCAVPVSGVKDQYYYYSTYNCKDESTASNNPKKIMILGGGPNRIGQGIEFDYCCCHAAMALREMGYETIMVNCNPETVSTDYDTSDKLYFEPVSLEDVLQIYHKEKPAGVIVQFGGQTPLNIARALSDEGVKILGTSIDSIDIAEDRDLFRKMMDQLGIPMPESGMATNIDEALACVKQIGGYPVMIRPSFVLGGRGMEVIYDENMLREYVAKAVGVTPDRPLLIDRFLHNALECEADALSDGEHVYIPSVMEHVELAGVHSGDSACIIPPVTITKENLATIKDYTRKIAEALHVCGLMNMQYAIEDGKVFVLEANPRASRTVPLVSKVCNTQMARLATRLMLGAKLEDLKLKDKKFNHHGAKEAVFPFDKFPKVDPVLGPEMRSTGEVLGLSDDYALAYYKSQEAAGSFLPNEGAVLISLSDKVNLSEQAIEIGKEFQKLGFKIYATEGTAKFYEAAGVKCEVVNKIAEGRPNVLDVILNKQVNLIINTPWAKRDAIKDESAIRKAAIKYKVPYITTLAGAYNTVKGIAAARNGHGAVKSLQEYHASIEEV; encoded by the coding sequence TGTGCTCGTGAACTCTAACCCGGCTACCATCATGACCGACCCGGTCATGGCCGATGCCACCTACATCGAACCGCTGAACGTCGCCCGCCTCACCCAGATTATCGAAAAGGAACGCCCGCAGGCACTCCTCCCGAACTTGGGCGGTCAGACTGGCCTGAACCTCGCCTCTGCACTCAGCAAGGCCGGCGTGCTGGATAAGTACGGCGTGAAGGTCATCGGTGTGAACCTCGACGCTATCGAACGCGGCGAAGACCGTGAAATCTTCAAGGAAACCATGCAGAAGCTCGGTATCGACACCCCGCGCTCCGGCATTTGCCACTCTGTGGAAGAAGCCGAAAAGATCGTGGCTGAAATCGGCTACCCGGTCGTGGTTCGCCCGGCATACACCATGGGTGGTGCAGGCGGCGGTTTCTGCTACAACGTGGAAGAACTCCGCACCATTTGCAGTAACGGTCTTGAACTCTCCATGACGCACCAGTGCCTCATCGAAGAATCCATCCTCGGTTGGGAAGAGCTGGAAGTTGAAGTGGTTCGCGATTCCAAGAACCAGATGATTGCCATCTGCTTCATCGAAAACATCGACCCGGTGGGCGTGCATACCGGCGACTCCTTCTGCGCTGCTCCGTTCCTCACCATCGACAAGAAGCTCGAAGAAGAACTGAAGGAAAAGGCCTTCAAGATTGTGGAATCTATCGGCGTGATTGGCGGTACCAACGTGCAGTTCGCTCACGACCCGAAGACCGGCCGCGTGGTGATTATCGAAATCAACCCGCGTACCAGCCGCTCCTCCGCTCTTGCTTCCAAGGCTACCGGCTTCCCGATCGCCCTCATTTCTGCAAAGCTCGCTGCAGGCCTCACCCTCGATCAGATTCCGTACTGGCGCGATGGAAGCCTCGAAAAGTACACCCCGAGCGGTGACTACGTGGTGCTCAAGTTCGCCCGCTGGGCATTCGAAAAGTTCCGCGGCGTCGATGACTGCCTCGGCACCCAGATGAAGGCCGTGGGCGAAGTCATGGCTATCGGCAAGACTTACAAGGAAACCCTCCAGAAGGCTATCCGCGGCCTCGAAAACGGTCGCTCCGGCCTCGGCTTTGCCAAGGACTTCAACAAGAAGAGCAAGGAAGAACTCCTTGAAATGATGAAGACCGCTTCTTCCGAACGCCACTTCCAGATGTACGAAGCCATCCGTAAGGGCGCTACCGACGAAGAAATCTTCGCCGCCACCTACGAGAAGGCCTACTTCGTGCAGCAGATGCGCGAACTCGTGGAACTCGAAGAAGAAATGCTCAAGACTCCGGGCCGCCTGCCTGCTGACGAACTCCTCATCAAGGCCAAGAAGGACGGCTTCAGCGACAAGTACATCGCGAAGATCCTCGGCATCCGCGAAAAGGACGTGCGCAAGAAGCGTACCGAACTCGGCGTGGTCGAAGGCTGGTGCGCAGTGCCGGTGAGCGGCGTGAAGGACCAGTACTACTACTATAGCACCTACAACTGCAAGGACGAATCTACCGCTTCCAACAACCCGAAGAAGATCATGATCCTCGGCGGTGGCCCGAACAGAATCGGCCAGGGTATCGAATTCGACTACTGCTGCTGCCACGCTGCCATGGCTCTCCGCGAAATGGGTTACGAAACCATCATGGTGAACTGCAACCCTGAAACGGTTTCTACCGACTACGATACCAGCGACAAGCTGTACTTCGAACCGGTCAGCCTTGAAGACGTGCTCCAGATTTACCACAAGGAAAAGCCGGCTGGCGTGATCGTGCAGTTCGGTGGCCAGACCCCGCTGAACATCGCCCGCGCCCTCTCCGACGAAGGCGTGAAGATTCTCGGTACGAGCATCGACTCCATCGACATCGCCGAAGACCGCGACTTGTTCCGCAAGATGATGGACCAGCTCGGCATCCCGATGCCGGAAAGCGGCATGGCCACGAACATCGACGAAGCCCTCGCTTGCGTCAAGCAGATCGGTGGCTATCCGGTGATGATCCGCCCGAGCTTCGTTCTCGGCGGCCGCGGCATGGAAGTCATCTACGACGAAAACATGCTCCGCGAATACGTGGCGAAGGCTGTTGGCGTGACCCCGGATCGTCCGCTCCTCATCGACCGCTTCCTCCACAACGCTTTGGAATGCGAAGCCGACGCCCTCTCTGACGGCGAACACGTTTACATCCCGTCCGTGATGGAACACGTGGAACTTGCCGGTGTCCACTCCGGTGACTCCGCCTGCATCATCCCGCCGGTGACCATCACTAAGGAAAACTTGGCAACCATCAAGGATTATACCCGCAAGATTGCCGAAGCCCTCCACGTTTGCGGCCTCATGAACATGCAGTACGCTATCGAAGACGGCAAGGTGTTCGTCCTCGAAGCCAACCCGCGCGCATCCCGCACGGTGCCGCTGGTCTCCAAGGTCTGTAACACCCAGATGGCCCGCCTCGCAACCCGCCTGATGCTCGGTGCCAAGCTCGAAGACCTCAAGCTCAAGGACAAGAAGTTCAACCACCACGGTGCCAAGGAAGCTGTGTTCCCGTTCGACAAGTTCCCGAAGGTGGACCCGGTTCTCGGCCCCGAAATGCGCTCCACGGGCGAAGTGCTCGGTCTCTCCGACGACTATGCCCTCGCTTACTACAAGAGCCAGGAAGCCGCAGGTTCCTTCCTCCCGAACGAAGGTGCCGTGCTGATCAGCCTTTCCGACAAGGTTAACTTGTCTGAACAGGCCATCGAAATCGGCAAGGAATTCCAGAAACTCGGCTTCAAGATTTACGCTACCGAAGGCACCGCCAAGTTCTACGAAGCCGCCGGTGTCAAGTGCGAAGTGGTGAACAAGATTGCTGAAGGCCGCCCGAACGTTCTCGATGTCATCCTGAACAAGCAGGTGAACCTCATCATCAATACGCCGTGGGCAAAGCGCGACGCCATCAAGGACGAAAGCGCTATCCGTAAGGCCGCCATCAAGTACAAGGTGCCTTACATCACGACCCTCGCCGGTGCCTACAACACCGTCAAGGGCATCGCCGCCGCCCGCAACGGCCACGGCGCCGTGAAGTCTCTCCAAGAGTACCACGCTTCTATTGAAGAGGTGTAA
- a CDS encoding acyltransferase: protein MKKKNPSIELVRIVAILLVIMAHSQLGVSFGETLVKGRLAISTMIADDVPLFLLVTGFFFFGRVKQDSDIAATFKYKLKSFAKTIYIPTILFILISIIYRYFAQSVPSLADADWDYLGRFVFRLSPGDHLWYICTYMSFVFFFPMLAFICQDSPEKNKLRRLLLAVAVGGAVIADVQYFFRMSMLDIEKYLWGYCTIFLILGYELSLWVKKFDLQQMPQRLKLAAVGAGLYLAGFMVKFGAQIYMFEQYNYGNNRFRWLQCTPCFVTAVGMFLLVYAIGSLVKKEGKLALVINFFGSCTFAIYLFHQLVINETGAWRNSLVQTFSGSETFLTAAGYYGGYALAVFFTTFVVALVFKLAVDNSVGRIFKIK, encoded by the coding sequence ATGAAAAAAAAGAATCCTTCGATAGAATTGGTCCGGATTGTTGCCATATTGCTTGTGATTATGGCGCATAGTCAGCTTGGAGTTTCGTTTGGTGAAACGCTTGTGAAGGGGCGGCTCGCGATTTCTACGATGATTGCCGACGATGTTCCGCTGTTCTTGCTGGTGACAGGATTTTTCTTTTTTGGCCGCGTCAAGCAGGATTCTGATATTGCGGCGACTTTCAAGTACAAATTAAAATCGTTTGCGAAAACCATTTACATCCCGACAATCCTGTTTATTCTAATCAGCATTATTTACCGCTATTTTGCGCAGTCGGTGCCGTCGCTTGCCGATGCCGATTGGGATTATCTCGGGCGCTTTGTATTCAGGCTTTCGCCTGGTGACCATCTGTGGTACATTTGTACCTACATGTCTTTTGTTTTCTTTTTCCCGATGCTTGCTTTTATTTGCCAAGATTCGCCCGAAAAGAACAAACTGCGCCGCTTGTTGCTTGCAGTTGCGGTGGGTGGTGCCGTGATTGCCGATGTGCAGTATTTCTTTAGAATGAGCATGCTCGATATCGAAAAATACCTGTGGGGCTATTGCACCATATTCTTGATTCTGGGCTACGAGCTTTCTTTATGGGTCAAGAAGTTTGATCTTCAGCAGATGCCGCAGCGTTTAAAGCTTGCCGCCGTGGGCGCGGGCCTGTATCTTGCTGGCTTTATGGTCAAATTTGGCGCGCAGATTTACATGTTCGAACAGTACAACTACGGCAATAACCGTTTCCGCTGGCTTCAATGTACGCCTTGCTTTGTGACGGCGGTGGGAATGTTCCTGCTGGTTTATGCCATTGGCTCACTTGTCAAAAAAGAGGGTAAGCTTGCCTTGGTAATTAATTTCTTTGGTTCTTGCACCTTCGCCATTTACCTGTTCCACCAGCTTGTCATTAACGAAACCGGCGCTTGGCGCAATTCGCTCGTGCAGACGTTCAGCGGGTCTGAAACGTTCTTGACGGCGGCCGGGTATTACGGCGGCTATGCACTTGCCGTGTTCTTTACGACTTTTGTGGTGGCGCTTGTGTTCAAGCTTGCGGTCGACAATTCTGTCGGTCGAATTTTCAAGATAAAATAA